Genomic segment of Rhodothermales bacterium:
GTCGAGCGTCGCGGGAGGATGCTGGGTATCGTGGGCGCCGTCTTCGGGGTGGCGTTCATCATTGGGCCCATCGTAAGCGGCGTGATGCTGCAATGGTTTTCGTGGCGCTCCCTGTTTGTGGTCACCCTGCCGCTGGCATTGTATGTTGGGATCGTTGGCGTTCCACGCCTACCCCACGTCCGCGCCGAGCGGGTTGCTCGGCTGGACTGGCCCGGGGTACTTGCGCTGGGCGCGGCGATGGCGTGCTTCACGTTTGCCATCAATCAGGTAGATGCTGAACGCATCGGCGCGAGCCTGCTCAGTCTGCGTGTGGGGCCGTTTCTGGGGGCGACGGTCCTTTTTTTTGCCCTATTTTTAGCCATCGAACGCCGGGGGGCGCACCCGTTTATCCGGCTGGGCCTGTTTCGGTCGCGCCAGGTGGTCATCGCCTGTCTGGTCAGCACCGGCGCCGGCGCTACCGAGGCGGTCTTTGTGTTCCTACCCAGTTTCGCCGTGGTGGCCTTCGGGGTGGCGGACCGCGCGGCGTCGTTTATGTTGCTGCCGCTGGTGACGGCGCTGGCGATCGGGTCGCCTTTGTGCGGCCGGTTGATCGACCGGCTGGGGTCGCGGGCAGTGGTACTCGGCGGCACGGCCGTGACGGCGGCGGGACTGGCGGTGACCGGGATGTCTACCGACAGCATCGGGTTATATTATGCCGGCGGGGTGTTGATCGGACTGGGTCTTTCGGCCATCCTGGGTTCGGCGCTGAGTTATATTGTCCTGAATGAGGCTCAGCCGGGTGAGCGGACGGTGGTACAGGGGGTGGTGCGCCTGTTCAAGGCCGTAGGCCGGCTGTTGGGGGGCGCCCTCATCGGAGCCGTGGCCGCCTCTGGCGGAGGATCGATCGGGGGCTACGCCCGCGCGTTTGCCGTTATTGCAATAGGGATGGGGTTGATGCATGCCCTGGCGTACGGGTTGAAGCGGAGGGGGGAAGAAAAGGAGGGGTAAGGTTTTCATGTTGATCGTTTTTTAACGTCATCCCCGCTAGATGTATGGGATGATCATCCGACCATTTCCGTCCATGACACATTCCTATTTCAGCCTGGCATTGCTGGCGATCGGTCTCCTGGCCGGCTGTGCCGGTGAACCCTCGGCGCCGGCCACTGAAGACACGCCGGCCGTCGCGTCAGAATCCGCCGTAGAGGAAATTCGAGTGTTACAGGCGCTGCCGGCCCTCCAATCCGCCTTTGCGTCGGTGGTGGCGATGGAGCCTCGCACGATGCAGGATCTGATCTATCTCACCGAAATCCCGGCCCCGCCTTTCGGCGAAGGGCCCCGGGGTGAGGCGTTTGCGGCGCTGATGGCCGAGGCCGGTCCGGACTCGCTCTGGACCGATGCCGAGGGCAACGTCATAGCCCGGGTGGACGGAGTCACCGGGGACCGCACCGTGGCATTCGGGGCGCATCTGGACACCGTGTTTCCCGCCGGCACGGACGTTACCGTCCGTATGCGCGGCGACACCCTCTATGCTCCGGGCGTCGGGGACGACACACGCGGATTGGTGGTGCTGCTGGCCATGCTGCGGGCGATCCGGAGCGATGACCTGCGTTTCGAGGATGACCTTTTGCTGATCGGGACCGTAGGCGAAGAAGGATTGGGCGATCTGCGGGGGATGCGCTACCTGTTCGGGCCCGAAGGGCCTGGCATCGATGCCTTTATCGCGGTCGATGGTGGTCCGGTGGGAAATATCGTCAACGAGGCGCTGGGGTCGAACCGGTACCGGGTGACGGTTTCGGGTCCGGGTGGGCATTCCTGGGGCGCTTTCGGCGCCGGCAATCCGGCTCATGCCCTTGGGACGATGATCCATCTCTTCTCGGAAAAGGCCGAGCCGTACACGGCGAACGGGCCACGGACGTCCTACAGCGTGGGCCGCATCGAAGGTGGCACGTCCGTGAACGCAATCCCCGATGCCGCATGGATGGAAGTGGACATGCGTTCGGTAAACCCGGACCGCCTGGCTGGAATCGATGGGCTACTCAAAGAGGCGGTGGCGGAGGGCCTGGCCTACCACAATCGGCTAAAACGCTCAGGACCTGAGCTGACGGCGTCCGTCGAATCGATCGGCCAGCGCCCCTCGGGCGCCACGCCGGCCGACGCGCCGCTCGTCCAGCGCAGTCTCGCCAGCGCCCGCGCCCTGGGCGGCGACGCCAGCCTCTCGATGTCCTCCACCGACGCCAACATCCCCATCTCGCTAGGCATCCCGGCGGTGACGATCGGCCGGGGGGGCGATAGTGGCAACGCGCACGCGCTCGACGAATGGTGGCTCAACAAAGACGGCCACCTGGGCATCCACTGGGCGCTACTGCTGGCGGCCGCGGAAGCGCGGATCGTGTCGACGGGCGACTGAGGCCATGGGCCTCCGTCTGCCGCGTCTTCAATCCAGGCTGCCGGTTGATGCCTCGCCGGCGCTGAATCCGCGCCGCATCACCGCATACACCGGCAATCCGGCGATCAACAGCAAAAAGCCCCAGAAGACGGTCTCCTGGCCGGAGCCGGCAATGGCCCAGAGCGAGTAGAGGAAGGCCACGATGCTTACAGATAGTTGGCTGGCGAGCCGGCCTCGCGACAGCGCCTTCCCTTCTCGGAGTGAAATCCAAAGTTCGGTCATGCTCGAAAACACATAGGGCATCAGGGTGGCGAGGGTCGCGAGCAGGATGAGGAAGGTGAACGCCTCGACGAGACCCCGCGTGTAGTTCATTCCAATGAGCGCGCTGGAGATGACGCTGGAAACGATGAGGCCAAACGCCGGCGACCCGCGGCCGGTCAGCCCGGCAAACCGCGCGGGCAGCAAGCCGTCGAGCGCGGCTGCGCGCGGAAGCTGGCCGGACAAGAGCACCCACCCGTTGAGCGCACCGAACGCCGAGATCGCAGCGCCGGCGCCCATCAACCACCGGCCCCAATCCCCCCAGATTCTCCCGGCCGCATCCGCGAACGGCGCGGTGGAGGTCGCCAGTTCGGCAGGGGCGATGATGCCCATGACGGCGACGGTGCAGATGATGTAAATGGCGGCGGCGAGGCTCGTGCCGAGCATCGTGGCGCGTGGGATGGTGCGTTTAGGATCGTGGATGTCGCTTGCCGGGACCGTGCCGGATTCGAGGCCGAGGAAGGCCCACAAGGTGAGGGTCACCGTACTGCTGAGGGCGAGCATCGGCGAGTCGCCCGTCGGGTTAAATGGGACGAAATGACCGGGTTCGAACGTAAAAAAACCAAACAGCGCTACAGCCGCGAGGGGTAATACCTTTAGCACGGTCGTCACCAGTTGCACGCCGCCGGCCTCGCGCACGCCGGCGACGTTGACGGCCGTCAGGAGCCAGAGCGGGATGAGGGCGGCGGCGGCGCCCAGGATGGGCGAGGTGCTAAGGCCGGGCCAGAACACCGTGCTGTAACTCGCGAAGGCCACGGCGAGCGCGGCATTGGTCGTCCACATCGAGATCCAGTACGACCACGCGACCCAGAACCCCCCGAAATCCCCAAAACCTTCCCGCGCATACGCGTACGGCCCCCCGAGCCGGGGCAAGCGCATGCCCAGCCGGGCAAAGACGAGCGCGAGGCACAAGGCCCCGCCGGCGCTGACAAGCCACCCGAGGATGCTGATTCCACCAAACGGGGCCAGCGAAGCCGGCAGGAGGAAGACCCCCGAGCCGATCATGTTGCCCAGAACGAGGGCGGTGCACATCCACAATCCCAGGCCGCGGCGTGTAGGGGGTTCAGGCATGATCAATAAAAATCTTCGCTGATTCGTTTTTTAACCGCCTCGGGTGAGGCCCCGCTTGTACTCATCTCCCGAAAAAACGCCTCGTCGTACGTCCGGCTGCGGACGACGATGGGCATCGGGACGGCGTGGCCCAGCATCAGGGCCTGCTGCTTGGAGTCGAGGCCGGCGAGCACCTGCCGCAGGCCCGAGGCGTTGCTTGTGCCCACCAGCGCGGCGGCGATGTCCTTCTCGTCGTTGAGCTGGGCGACGACCTTTGTGCCGATCTGGCTGAGCACCTCTTCGTCGATGGCGCTCGGGCGCTGATCCACGACCAGGAGGGACACATAAAACTTGCGCATCTCCCGGGCGATCTTTCCGAACGGCGTCTCCCGCGCCACGCCGGGGCTGAGGAATTTGTGCGCCTCCTCGATGGTAATGATGAGCGGGGTGGGTTTGTCCGCCTCGTTCTTGGACTGGAGGTACCGGTTCGTCTTTTCCTCGTAGGCGTCTCGGATGCGCCGGGTGATGACGTTGGCGACGAGGAGATAGACCTCCAGGCTGGAGTAGCGGCCAAATTCAAACACGATGGATTTGCCCTGGTCGATCGTCTCCAGGAGCGCCTTGATCACGTCGATTTTGCCGCCCGCAGCGTCCGTGCTGAAGAACTCGTGCCGCTGAAACCGGCTGAGCTTGCGCTTGAGGGCCTCGAGGGAAGCCACATGGGCCCCGCAACTATCGGCCAGGGACTCAATGCCGGCGCTATCGGCCTCCAGAATACGCTGGAGCCAGGCGCGGCCGTGTTTCTGCTGGACCAGGTAGGCGCTTTCGGCGGCCGTCTGGTTGAGGTTGAGCGTGTCGCGGAGTGGGAGGATGTCATCCGGCTCGATCTGGTCGGCGTAGAGGCGCACCTCGAAGTCGGGCGTGACGCGGCGCTGGCGGGTCGTTTTGGGGTCGAGCGAGAAGATGCTGACCTTCGACGGAAACAGGTCGCGCAGCCCCTTCACGAACCCGGTCCCGCCGTCATTTTCGATGGTCGCGCTGTAGCCGTACTCCGAGTGCATATCGAAGATGAGGTTGACGGCGCGGTCGTTTTTGATCGTCCCGCAGAGCAGCAGCCGGGTGAGGAAGGTCTTCCCCGTCCCCGTCTTCCCGAACACCGCGTTGGAGCGCTCGACAAACCGTTTGAGGTTGATACAAACGGGGAT
This window contains:
- a CDS encoding MFS transporter is translated as MPVLLLGVLIAALDIAILGPALRAIAETFLLDERAVAWVFIVFSLFSQLGNPIMSGLSDSYGRRLAFGWCIGLFVVGTLIVVFSPTFFIMLVGRAFQGAGVSGIFPITGAVIGDLFPVERRGRMLGIVGAVFGVAFIIGPIVSGVMLQWFSWRSLFVVTLPLALYVGIVGVPRLPHVRAERVARLDWPGVLALGAAMACFTFAINQVDAERIGASLLSLRVGPFLGATVLFFALFLAIERRGAHPFIRLGLFRSRQVVIACLVSTGAGATEAVFVFLPSFAVVAFGVADRAASFMLLPLVTALAIGSPLCGRLIDRLGSRAVVLGGTAVTAAGLAVTGMSTDSIGLYYAGGVLIGLGLSAILGSALSYIVLNEAQPGERTVVQGVVRLFKAVGRLLGGALIGAVAASGGGSIGGYARAFAVIAIGMGLMHALAYGLKRRGEEKEG
- a CDS encoding M20/M25/M40 family metallo-hydrolase, whose protein sequence is MTHSYFSLALLAIGLLAGCAGEPSAPATEDTPAVASESAVEEIRVLQALPALQSAFASVVAMEPRTMQDLIYLTEIPAPPFGEGPRGEAFAALMAEAGPDSLWTDAEGNVIARVDGVTGDRTVAFGAHLDTVFPAGTDVTVRMRGDTLYAPGVGDDTRGLVVLLAMLRAIRSDDLRFEDDLLLIGTVGEEGLGDLRGMRYLFGPEGPGIDAFIAVDGGPVGNIVNEALGSNRYRVTVSGPGGHSWGAFGAGNPAHALGTMIHLFSEKAEPYTANGPRTSYSVGRIEGGTSVNAIPDAAWMEVDMRSVNPDRLAGIDGLLKEAVAEGLAYHNRLKRSGPELTASVESIGQRPSGATPADAPLVQRSLASARALGGDASLSMSSTDANIPISLGIPAVTIGRGGDSGNAHALDEWWLNKDGHLGIHWALLLAAAEARIVSTGD
- a CDS encoding amino acid permease; translated protein: MPEPPTRRGLGLWMCTALVLGNMIGSGVFLLPASLAPFGGISILGWLVSAGGALCLALVFARLGMRLPRLGGPYAYAREGFGDFGGFWVAWSYWISMWTTNAALAVAFASYSTVFWPGLSTSPILGAAAALIPLWLLTAVNVAGVREAGGVQLVTTVLKVLPLAAVALFGFFTFEPGHFVPFNPTGDSPMLALSSTVTLTLWAFLGLESGTVPASDIHDPKRTIPRATMLGTSLAAAIYIICTVAVMGIIAPAELATSTAPFADAAGRIWGDWGRWLMGAGAAISAFGALNGWVLLSGQLPRAAALDGLLPARFAGLTGRGSPAFGLIVSSVISSALIGMNYTRGLVEAFTFLILLATLATLMPYVFSSMTELWISLREGKALSRGRLASQLSVSIVAFLYSLWAIAGSGQETVFWGFLLLIAGLPVYAVMRRGFSAGEASTGSLD
- a CDS encoding ATP-binding protein → MTANPNVRPNKLGVITRGSLSQGIDMKLDDDLSVEAIAAGSFVVIQGEAYDFFAMITDASIEAANEGILLHPPAADDALLRDVMRGVSTYATVALKPMLMMPNTGHQDLQAEPARSVKTIPAHFSPVARATADDVARIFGHEANDGGNTYFHMGEPLGMEGIPVCINLKRFVERSNAVFGKTGTGKTFLTRLLLCGTIKNDRAVNLIFDMHSEYGYSATIENDGGTGFVKGLRDLFPSKVSIFSLDPKTTRQRRVTPDFEVRLYADQIEPDDILPLRDTLNLNQTAAESAYLVQQKHGRAWLQRILEADSAGIESLADSCGAHVASLEALKRKLSRFQRHEFFSTDAAGGKIDVIKALLETIDQGKSIVFEFGRYSSLEVYLLVANVITRRIRDAYEEKTNRYLQSKNEADKPTPLIITIEEAHKFLSPGVARETPFGKIAREMRKFYVSLLVVDQRPSAIDEEVLSQIGTKVVAQLNDEKDIAAALVGTSNASGLRQVLAGLDSKQQALMLGHAVPMPIVVRSRTYDEAFFREMSTSGASPEAVKKRISEDFY